In Halopseudomonas nanhaiensis, a single window of DNA contains:
- a CDS encoding heavy metal translocating P-type ATPase — MSQPTRCFHCGEPVPAAAPWFCEILGQSRPMCCPGCQAVAESIIASGLESYYRHRTENSANPEALPTVLQEELELLDRSDVQDRYVSASGDQREIELLIEGISCAACGWLIEQRLSKLPGVTQVSLNLGNHRLSVTWDTAATRLSAVLAELKRIGYGAHPYEADRASAQIAEENRRYLRRLGLAGLMFMQVMMATMGLYEEFNQDLTPRMATVLRWASLLMTTPVVFYSCSPFFQGAWRDLRSRRLTMDVSVSLAIGGAYLAGIWATVTNQGEVYFDSVTMFAFFLLAGRYLERRARQRTVESTARLVNLLPPSAVRLAENGQRQRIMLEEVRTGDVLEVRPGESIPADGVITEGVSSVDESALSGEYLPLSKTAGDRVVAGTLNVEGPLRIRVDAIGDATRLSAIVRLLERAQSDKPRLGRLADQVAQYFLICVLTAAVVVGAAWWWYADGQTAFWIVLAMLVATCPCALSLATPTALTTATGSLHKLGLLVTRGHVLEGLTRVDHVIVDKTGTLTEGRMTLERIVPFDGYGADQALAWARMLEARSEHPIARAFGRAIELAEQVQAYPGQGLEGDCHARTLRIGKPDFVCALSGTAAPDYPESDGQWLLLGDTAGPIAWFVLNDRLRSDARQLIDGLKTRGLKVTLLSGDHASVVDRVAAELGIDQAIGNASPDDKLAFVQQRQAEGDRVLMLGDGVNDVPVLASADISVAMGGASDLAKTNADAVLLSGHLHVLLDAMEGARRTRRIMVQNLFWASAYNAGVLPLAALGLVTPAWAAIGMSASSLLVVLNALRLVRVAGHRRPAATAPSRFTEEPA; from the coding sequence ATGTCACAACCCACCCGCTGTTTTCACTGCGGCGAGCCGGTCCCCGCCGCCGCGCCGTGGTTCTGCGAGATACTCGGACAGTCACGGCCGATGTGCTGTCCCGGCTGTCAGGCTGTAGCCGAGTCGATCATCGCCAGCGGGCTCGAATCCTACTACCGTCACCGCACCGAGAATTCTGCCAACCCGGAAGCCTTGCCTACGGTGCTGCAGGAGGAGCTCGAGCTCCTCGACCGCAGCGATGTGCAGGACCGCTACGTCAGCGCAAGCGGCGACCAGCGCGAGATCGAGCTCCTCATCGAAGGCATCTCCTGCGCGGCCTGCGGCTGGCTGATCGAACAACGTCTATCGAAGCTGCCCGGCGTCACCCAGGTCAGTCTGAACCTTGGCAACCATCGACTGAGCGTAACCTGGGATACCGCAGCCACCAGGCTGTCTGCCGTGCTCGCCGAGCTCAAGCGCATCGGCTACGGCGCTCACCCGTACGAAGCGGATCGGGCCAGTGCGCAGATCGCAGAGGAAAATCGCCGCTATCTACGTCGCCTCGGCCTCGCTGGCCTGATGTTCATGCAGGTCATGATGGCGACCATGGGGCTGTACGAAGAATTCAATCAGGACCTGACGCCCCGGATGGCTACGGTGCTGCGTTGGGCCAGCCTGCTGATGACCACCCCTGTGGTTTTCTACAGTTGCTCCCCCTTCTTTCAGGGCGCCTGGCGCGACTTGCGTTCCCGACGCCTGACCATGGACGTATCAGTCTCGCTTGCGATCGGTGGCGCCTATTTGGCCGGCATCTGGGCCACGGTCACCAATCAGGGCGAGGTCTACTTCGACTCCGTCACGATGTTTGCTTTCTTCCTTCTCGCCGGTCGTTACCTCGAACGCCGGGCGCGGCAGCGTACGGTCGAGAGTACGGCGCGGCTGGTAAACCTGCTTCCCCCCAGCGCCGTTCGCCTGGCGGAGAACGGCCAACGCCAACGCATCATGCTGGAGGAAGTACGCACCGGTGATGTGCTGGAGGTGCGCCCGGGCGAAAGCATACCCGCTGATGGTGTGATTACCGAAGGCGTCAGCAGTGTCGACGAGTCGGCACTGTCAGGAGAATACCTGCCATTGTCTAAGACCGCCGGCGACCGCGTCGTCGCCGGGACGCTCAACGTTGAAGGTCCGTTGCGTATCAGGGTGGACGCCATAGGCGATGCGACTCGCCTGTCGGCGATTGTCCGGTTGCTCGAGCGCGCGCAATCCGACAAGCCAAGGCTGGGCCGGCTTGCCGATCAGGTTGCGCAGTATTTCCTGATCTGCGTACTGACCGCGGCCGTGGTGGTGGGGGCCGCCTGGTGGTGGTATGCAGACGGTCAGACCGCGTTCTGGATCGTTCTGGCAATGCTCGTGGCCACCTGCCCCTGCGCACTGTCGCTCGCCACGCCGACTGCATTGACCACCGCGACCGGTAGCCTGCACAAGCTTGGCCTGCTCGTGACACGCGGCCACGTGCTGGAAGGATTGACCCGAGTGGACCACGTGATCGTGGACAAGACCGGCACGCTCACCGAGGGTCGCATGACCCTGGAACGCATCGTCCCCTTCGATGGGTATGGCGCGGATCAGGCGTTGGCCTGGGCGCGCATGCTCGAAGCGCGCTCCGAACACCCCATCGCGCGGGCCTTCGGTCGCGCCATTGAGCTCGCAGAGCAGGTTCAGGCCTATCCCGGACAGGGGCTCGAGGGCGACTGTCACGCCCGCACGCTGCGAATCGGCAAGCCCGACTTCGTCTGCGCGCTGTCGGGGACTGCCGCTCCGGACTATCCGGAAAGCGACGGGCAGTGGTTGCTACTTGGCGATACGGCCGGTCCCATAGCCTGGTTCGTGCTCAACGACAGGCTGCGCAGCGATGCACGTCAGCTCATCGACGGCTTGAAAACTCGCGGCCTGAAGGTCACGTTGCTTTCCGGCGACCATGCCAGCGTGGTCGATCGTGTAGCAGCCGAACTGGGCATCGATCAGGCGATCGGCAACGCCAGCCCCGACGACAAGCTCGCTTTCGTGCAGCAGCGCCAGGCGGAGGGCGACAGGGTACTGATGCTGGGTGATGGCGTGAACGACGTTCCCGTTCTGGCCAGTGCCGATATCTCCGTAGCCATGGGCGGTGCGTCCGACCTGGCCAAGACCAACGCCGATGCGGTGCTGCTCAGTGGTCACCTGCATGTGCTGCTTGACGCCATGGAAGGCGCCCGTCGTACCCGGCGAATCATGGTACAGAATCTGTTCTGGGCCAGTGCCTATAATGCCGGAGTGCTGCCCCTTGCTGCACTGGGTCTGGTCACGCCGGCCTGGGCGGCGATCGGCATGTCAGCAAGCTCGCTGCTGGTGGTGCTCAATGCCCTGCGGCTGGTACGCGTGGCCGGCCATCGCCGCCCCGCCGCCACTGCGCCTTCCCGTTTTACGGAGGAGCCTGCATGA
- the ccoS gene encoding cbb3-type cytochrome oxidase assembly protein CcoS — protein MTFLYVLVPVAILLVIIAIWVFTWAVNNGQYDDLDGPAHSILFDDEDPAHLAAQKGEEQDKDDQPPTAAQQNDPGAEPADQREPPRT, from the coding sequence ATGACGTTTCTCTACGTTCTGGTACCGGTTGCGATTCTGCTGGTGATCATCGCCATCTGGGTCTTCACCTGGGCGGTCAACAATGGCCAGTACGACGACCTGGACGGGCCCGCGCACAGCATCCTGTTCGATGACGAGGATCCTGCGCACCTCGCCGCGCAAAAAGGTGAAGAGCAGGACAAGGACGACCAGCCCCCGACCGCTGCACAGCAGAACGACCCCGGCGCCGAACCGGCTGATCAGCGCGAGCCCCCGCGCACGTGA
- a CDS encoding sulfite exporter TauE/SafE family protein, translating into MSELIPLLLTALALGLLGGGHCIGMCGGLMGALTMAIPAEERQGWPLWRVLLGYNLGRIASYSAAGALLGSLGWLARDAGLGPALRVIAGLLMIAMGLYLANWWAGLTRIEAVGRGLWKYLQPVARRLMPVTHMPQAIALGAVWGWLPCGLVYSTLIWASSQGSAPVSASLMLAFGLGTLPTLLATGLAAQKMLALLRRRPVRITAAVLVILFGIWTIPGPHTAWVMRGGHGAHAHSDDDPVVPSHETGNAHTHH; encoded by the coding sequence GTGAGCGAACTCATTCCCCTGCTGCTGACCGCGCTTGCCCTTGGCCTGCTTGGCGGGGGGCATTGCATCGGTATGTGCGGCGGGCTGATGGGCGCACTGACAATGGCGATCCCCGCCGAGGAGCGTCAAGGGTGGCCTCTCTGGCGCGTGCTGCTGGGTTACAACCTGGGTCGCATCGCCAGCTACTCCGCGGCCGGCGCCCTGCTGGGCAGCCTGGGCTGGCTGGCCCGGGACGCCGGGCTGGGACCTGCGCTGCGAGTGATAGCCGGTCTGCTGATGATTGCCATGGGTCTGTATCTGGCCAACTGGTGGGCCGGGCTGACGCGCATCGAAGCGGTCGGACGGGGGTTGTGGAAGTACCTCCAACCGGTCGCTCGCAGGCTCATGCCGGTTACTCATATGCCACAGGCCATCGCGCTCGGCGCGGTCTGGGGTTGGCTGCCGTGCGGGCTGGTCTACAGCACCTTGATCTGGGCCAGCAGTCAGGGCAGCGCACCGGTGTCGGCCAGTCTGATGCTGGCCTTCGGTCTCGGCACCCTGCCCACGCTGCTGGCAACGGGACTGGCTGCGCAGAAGATGCTCGCGCTGCTGCGCCGGCGGCCGGTTCGCATCACCGCTGCCGTGCTGGTGATACTGTTCGGCATCTGGACCATTCCCGGGCCTCACACTGCATGGGTCATGCGCGGCGGACACGGTGCTCATGCGCACTCGGACGATGATCCGGTTGTCCCGTCGCACGAGACCGGCAACGCGCATACGCATCACTGA
- the fnr gene encoding fumarate/nitrate reduction transcriptional regulator Fnr encodes MNDAIKFRALPEAHCKDCSLSGMCLPLALQADEMDALDDIVKRGRPLKKGEMLFRQGDAFTSIYALRSGAIKTFSLSDSGEEQITGFHLASELIGLSGMDDQVYPLSAVALETTSVCEIPFERLDDLTATMPQLRKQLMRLMSREIRDDQQMMLLLSKKTADERIATLLINLSARFRARGYSAKAFRLAMSRNEIGNYLGLAVETVSRVFTRFQQQGLIAAEGKQIELLDHTQLCALAGGQSD; translated from the coding sequence ATGAACGACGCTATCAAATTCCGCGCGCTTCCCGAGGCACACTGCAAGGACTGCTCCCTGTCCGGCATGTGTCTGCCGCTCGCGCTGCAGGCCGACGAGATGGACGCACTGGACGATATCGTCAAGCGCGGGCGGCCGTTGAAGAAAGGGGAGATGCTGTTTCGTCAGGGCGATGCCTTCACGTCGATCTACGCCCTTCGCTCCGGCGCGATCAAGACCTTCAGCCTGTCCGATTCCGGCGAAGAGCAGATCACCGGCTTTCATCTGGCGAGCGAGCTCATCGGACTATCCGGAATGGACGACCAGGTCTATCCGCTCTCCGCGGTGGCACTGGAAACCACCTCTGTCTGCGAGATTCCATTCGAGCGACTCGACGACCTCACGGCCACCATGCCCCAGCTACGCAAGCAGCTGATGCGCCTGATGAGCCGTGAGATCCGCGACGACCAGCAGATGATGCTGCTGCTATCCAAGAAGACTGCTGACGAACGTATCGCTACCCTGCTGATCAACCTGTCTGCACGTTTCCGTGCACGCGGGTACTCGGCCAAGGCTTTTCGGCTGGCCATGTCGCGCAACGAGATCGGCAACTACCTGGGGCTGGCGGTCGAGACGGTATCGCGCGTATTCACCCGTTTCCAGCAACAGGGATTGATCGCCGCCGAAGGCAAACAGATCGAACTTCTGGACCATACCCAACTGTGCGCGCTGGCCGGCGGCCAGAGCGACTAG
- a CDS encoding adenine phosphoribosyltransferase — protein sequence MIFDEYTIKSLIRPVPDFPKPGIVFRDITPLYHSPRAMRMVADSLIQRYVESPVTHIGAIDARGFLLGAVLAYELNKPLVLFRKAGKLPAETLREGYATEYGEAHLEVHKGALGPGNQVLLLDDLIATGGTFLAAASLIKQMGAEVYEAAAIIDLPDLGGSRKMQDADIPVFTLCAFEEKE from the coding sequence ATGATTTTCGACGAGTACACCATCAAGTCCCTGATTCGGCCGGTGCCGGATTTTCCGAAGCCAGGTATCGTCTTTCGTGACATCACGCCGCTGTATCACTCGCCGCGGGCCATGCGCATGGTCGCCGACAGCCTGATCCAGCGCTATGTGGAATCACCGGTTACGCACATCGGTGCAATTGATGCGCGTGGCTTCCTGCTCGGCGCAGTTCTCGCCTACGAGCTCAACAAGCCACTGGTACTGTTTCGCAAGGCAGGCAAACTTCCTGCCGAGACGCTTCGCGAAGGCTATGCAACCGAGTACGGCGAGGCGCACCTGGAAGTACACAAGGGCGCGTTAGGGCCAGGCAATCAGGTTTTGCTGCTCGACGACCTTATCGCCACCGGCGGCACCTTTCTGGCTGCTGCCAGCCTGATCAAGCAGATGGGGGCTGAGGTGTACGAAGCCGCCGCGATCATCGATCTTCCTGATCTGGGTGGCTCGCGCAAGATGCAGGATGCAGACATTCCCGTCTTTACCCTCTGCGCCTTTGAAGAGAAAGAATAG
- a CDS encoding MFS transporter, giving the protein MKTTCRIEAGTADYRRACLALVVASLVIFANLYAIHPLLPQIAGEYGVSELQAGTAFTVTSFTLGLSLLAHGPVSDAFGRKLPLLVGLGATSLLTLSMAWVDNFNTLIALRAALGLALGVLPAVAIAYLGDSMTRAALVGAVGLYISGNTLGGSGGRLLGGFIGDHFSLSAVFICMGSAGLLGLAIVARLLPKERDFTPRALSVRGSLSGFAMHMRNPALLPAFALGGLNFMIFLNLYTYLTFRLSAPPWSLGSGWLGLLFLTYLAGTFSASLSGRVPFASIIRGMAAGVALLIAGSLLTLSASLWLIILGLLLNAFGFFLTHSLANTWVNQKASTAKASAASLYSVSYYFGAALGIYYLEVFWQAARWPAVIGASVAVLAVNLGLIAYLRRHL; this is encoded by the coding sequence ATGAAAACGACATGCCGCATCGAGGCAGGAACCGCTGACTACCGTCGCGCCTGTCTTGCGCTGGTCGTCGCCTCACTGGTTATCTTCGCCAACCTGTACGCCATACATCCGCTGCTACCGCAGATTGCCGGAGAGTACGGCGTCAGCGAGCTGCAGGCCGGTACGGCGTTTACGGTCACCAGCTTCACGCTGGGTCTCTCGCTACTTGCTCACGGACCGGTCTCCGACGCCTTCGGACGCAAGCTACCTCTGCTTGTCGGCCTGGGTGCGACCAGCCTGCTTACGCTGAGCATGGCGTGGGTAGATAACTTCAATACATTGATCGCCTTGCGCGCCGCCCTGGGTCTGGCGCTCGGCGTTCTGCCGGCAGTAGCCATCGCCTATCTGGGCGACAGCATGACGCGCGCAGCGTTGGTCGGTGCTGTGGGCCTATATATCAGCGGCAATACGCTGGGCGGGTCTGGAGGACGACTGCTGGGCGGCTTCATCGGCGACCATTTCAGCCTCAGTGCGGTATTCATCTGCATGGGGAGCGCCGGGCTGCTCGGGCTGGCCATCGTGGCCAGACTGCTGCCAAAGGAGCGCGACTTCACGCCACGGGCGCTGTCGGTCAGAGGCAGCCTGTCTGGCTTCGCCATGCACATGCGCAACCCTGCCCTGCTGCCTGCATTCGCACTGGGCGGGCTGAACTTCATGATCTTCCTGAATCTGTATACCTATCTGACCTTTCGCTTGAGCGCACCGCCCTGGTCGCTCGGCTCTGGCTGGCTCGGGCTATTGTTCCTCACGTATCTTGCCGGGACGTTCTCGGCGAGCCTGTCAGGGCGGGTCCCGTTCGCCAGCATTATCCGCGGCATGGCTGCTGGCGTGGCGCTGTTGATCGCCGGCAGCCTGCTGACCCTGTCGGCGTCGTTATGGCTGATCATTCTCGGTTTGCTGCTCAACGCCTTCGGCTTTTTCCTCACGCATTCGCTGGCCAACACCTGGGTGAACCAGAAAGCGTCGACCGCCAAGGCCAGCGCCGCTTCACTGTACTCGGTGTCGTATTATTTCGGCGCCGCCCTGGGCATCTACTACCTCGAGGTGTTCTGGCAGGCCGCGCGCTGGCCTGCGGTTATCGGCGCCAGCGTTGCGGTGCTGGCGGTCAATCTCGGGCTGATCGCCTATCTGCGCAGGCATCTGTGA
- a CDS encoding response regulator produces MPILTLPPDTRLLLIDDHQIYLDGLSLTLTNLCKEVTLDHAHNAAEAEALVSRHTFDLILLDLHLPDSSGLALLQKLRAIDSLVPIAILTGSTSPSDMDAALQLGAAGFISKTADGQMLLQAATRLLFGEQVVIANENCPLDRQSSAKEMGVTPRQLEILDLLAEGLPNKLICQRLSLSEDTVKTHLKALFAAMNCHNRTECVSNARKLGLISF; encoded by the coding sequence ATGCCGATCCTGACCTTGCCACCGGACACCCGGTTGTTGCTCATTGATGACCACCAGATCTACCTTGACGGGCTCAGCCTGACCCTGACCAACCTGTGCAAGGAGGTCACGCTGGACCACGCTCACAATGCTGCCGAAGCTGAAGCGCTGGTCTCCCGGCACACCTTCGATCTGATCCTGCTTGATCTCCATCTGCCCGACAGCAGCGGCCTGGCGCTCCTGCAGAAGCTGCGCGCCATCGACTCACTGGTACCCATTGCCATTCTCACCGGTAGCACCAGTCCGAGCGACATGGATGCAGCGTTGCAGCTCGGAGCGGCAGGCTTCATCAGCAAGACGGCCGATGGCCAGATGCTGCTTCAGGCCGCTACTCGGTTACTGTTTGGCGAACAGGTGGTGATCGCGAATGAAAATTGCCCCCTCGACCGCCAGAGCAGTGCCAAGGAAATGGGCGTGACACCACGTCAGCTGGAAATTCTGGACCTGCTCGCCGAAGGCCTGCCGAACAAGCTGATCTGTCAGCGCCTGTCGCTGTCGGAAGACACGGTAAAGACTCACCTCAAGGCGCTTTTTGCGGCGATGAACTGCCACAACCGCACAGAATGCGTAAGTAACGCACGCAAGCTTGGGCTGATCAGCTTCTGA
- a CDS encoding hybrid sensor histidine kinase/response regulator codes for MQDHSKTSRAEAFDEPALLAQQRGFARLRFDASLEPGFLRYMHHRMADRSHLVAFISAFFMLLFALIDWWYLPPEYARYTIPARLVILLLVCGTIWYAARPNKVPPRRAFVAGAFSYTCSGLLVGVVIAGTRLMEMHVPVTHDGLYLVLLCGFFLVGLPTRHAVFGSWAIVIGYLLAEHAVGSPRIRIIASGLFLVSFAMIGSFGAYIYEHMMRSAYLNECLLKAARIRAERESQSKTRFLATASHDLRQPLHAMSLFIEHLDERVTEPEARHTVRRLADSTHLLQAMLNSLLDISRLSVGMVRPQLRPINLLPWLQSLVDSVETSAKERGITVQLICPRYSAVYSDPLLLERLMRNYVNNALMHSGASEVRIEVSRIGQRTRLAVVDNGCGLDEEEKDRIFEEFTQLRNPARTLDKGVGLGLSICRQLLHLLEYPSGVQSAPGQGARFWIEVPPADWSEASRVAAKPQAKESLHGRVAIVENDLISREATETLLRHWGCEVISYDSPEAAFAGIQDAAPDLLLSDYRLEGSMDGLELIRALRERRWFAGPVVLITADTSEELLEAARLADVAVVYKPVLPARLRRTVQKLMAELVRS; via the coding sequence ATGCAGGACCATAGCAAAACGTCCCGGGCGGAAGCGTTTGACGAGCCCGCTCTTCTCGCTCAGCAGCGCGGCTTTGCCCGGCTGCGCTTCGATGCCAGCCTGGAACCCGGCTTCCTGCGTTATATGCACCATCGCATGGCCGATCGGTCGCACCTGGTGGCGTTCATTTCCGCTTTTTTCATGCTGCTTTTCGCGTTGATAGACTGGTGGTACCTTCCGCCGGAATACGCGCGCTATACCATTCCGGCGCGTCTGGTCATCCTCCTTCTGGTTTGCGGCACCATCTGGTACGCCGCCCGGCCGAACAAGGTTCCACCACGTCGTGCCTTTGTTGCCGGCGCATTTTCCTATACGTGCTCGGGCCTGCTGGTCGGTGTGGTCATCGCCGGTACCCGTTTGATGGAAATGCACGTTCCCGTCACCCATGACGGGCTCTATCTGGTGCTGCTCTGCGGATTTTTCCTCGTTGGTCTCCCCACGCGACATGCCGTGTTCGGCTCCTGGGCGATCGTCATCGGCTATCTGCTCGCCGAGCATGCAGTCGGATCGCCCCGCATTCGGATCATCGCAAGCGGATTGTTCCTGGTCTCCTTTGCCATGATCGGCAGCTTTGGCGCCTATATCTATGAACACATGATGCGCAGCGCCTACCTCAACGAGTGTCTGTTGAAGGCGGCGCGGATTCGCGCCGAACGAGAAAGCCAGAGCAAGACACGATTCCTTGCTACAGCAAGCCATGACTTGCGTCAGCCGCTTCATGCCATGTCGCTGTTCATCGAGCATCTGGACGAGCGCGTTACCGAGCCAGAAGCCCGGCACACGGTGCGCAGGCTGGCAGACTCCACGCACTTGCTTCAGGCCATGCTGAATTCGCTCCTGGACATCTCGCGCCTCAGCGTGGGCATGGTCCGGCCGCAGCTGCGGCCTATCAATCTCCTGCCGTGGCTGCAGAGCCTGGTCGACAGCGTCGAAACGTCGGCAAAGGAGCGGGGTATCACCGTGCAACTCATTTGCCCGCGTTACAGCGCCGTGTACAGCGACCCGCTGCTGCTCGAACGGTTGATGCGCAATTATGTGAACAATGCGCTGATGCACTCCGGCGCCAGCGAAGTCCGCATCGAGGTCAGTCGCATAGGCCAGCGTACCCGCCTGGCCGTGGTCGACAATGGCTGCGGCCTCGACGAGGAAGAAAAGGACAGGATCTTCGAAGAGTTCACCCAGTTGCGCAATCCCGCCCGTACGCTGGACAAGGGCGTGGGCCTCGGCCTGTCGATCTGTCGTCAGCTGCTGCATCTGCTTGAATACCCCTCGGGTGTACAGTCTGCTCCGGGGCAGGGCGCACGCTTCTGGATCGAGGTGCCGCCGGCGGACTGGAGCGAAGCGTCAAGGGTTGCAGCCAAGCCACAGGCGAAGGAATCGCTGCATGGACGAGTGGCCATCGTGGAGAACGATCTGATCAGCCGCGAGGCGACCGAGACGCTGCTGCGCCACTGGGGATGCGAAGTCATCAGCTACGATTCCCCGGAAGCCGCCTTCGCCGGCATACAGGATGCAGCTCCCGATCTGCTGTTGAGCGACTACCGTCTGGAAGGATCGATGGATGGATTGGAACTGATCCGCGCTTTGCGCGAGCGTCGATGGTTTGCCGGTCCGGTGGTGCTGATCACCGCCGATACCAGCGAGGAGCTGCTCGAGGCCGCGCGACTGGCCGACGTCGCAGTGGTTTACAAGCCGGTATTGCCCGCGCGCTTGCGCCGAACGGTGCAGAAGCTGATGGCCGAGCTGGTCAGAAGCTGA
- a CDS encoding NADP-dependent oxidoreductase, which translates to MPQSATVNRQILLASRPVGAPVDTNFRMVESEVPKPGPGQMLLRNLWMSLDPYMRGRMSDAKSYADPVPVGGVMTAGTVARVVESNLDGYQSGDLVMAYTGGWQDYTLSDGSMIFKQDPGMPRPSQAVGVLGMPGFTGYMGLMDIGQPRAGETVVVAAATGPVGAVVGQVAKLQGCRVVGIAGGAEKCSYAQSELGFDVCLDHKRDDLPAQLARACPDGIDVYFENVGGKVFDAVMPLLNAHARVPVCGLISQYNATSLPDGPDRLPLLMRLLLSQRVRMQGFIIFDNYGPRYPEFLEVMTPWVNEGKVTVKEDVVEGLENAPQAFMGLLEGRNFGKLVVHIAD; encoded by the coding sequence ATGCCTCAATCAGCCACCGTAAACCGCCAGATCCTTTTGGCCTCCCGGCCCGTGGGCGCGCCAGTCGACACCAATTTCCGGATGGTCGAGTCCGAGGTCCCCAAGCCCGGACCGGGGCAGATGCTGCTGCGGAACCTGTGGATGTCGCTAGACCCCTACATGCGCGGGCGCATGAGCGACGCGAAGTCCTACGCCGATCCGGTGCCAGTGGGCGGCGTCATGACTGCCGGTACGGTTGCCCGAGTAGTCGAGTCAAACCTGGACGGTTATCAGTCGGGCGACCTGGTGATGGCATATACCGGCGGCTGGCAGGACTACACGCTCTCGGACGGCAGCATGATCTTCAAGCAGGACCCTGGCATGCCACGCCCGTCCCAGGCTGTTGGCGTGCTGGGTATGCCGGGTTTCACGGGGTACATGGGGCTGATGGATATTGGCCAGCCCAGGGCCGGAGAAACAGTGGTCGTGGCGGCCGCCACCGGGCCTGTGGGTGCCGTCGTTGGCCAGGTTGCCAAGCTGCAGGGCTGCCGCGTAGTCGGCATCGCCGGGGGCGCCGAAAAGTGCAGCTATGCGCAGAGCGAACTCGGCTTCGATGTCTGTCTGGATCACAAGCGTGACGATCTGCCTGCCCAGCTGGCCAGGGCCTGCCCGGACGGCATCGACGTGTATTTCGAGAATGTGGGCGGCAAGGTATTTGATGCGGTAATGCCGCTGCTCAACGCCCATGCCCGGGTGCCCGTATGCGGGCTCATCTCCCAGTACAACGCAACCTCACTCCCCGATGGCCCGGATCGCCTGCCGCTGCTGATGCGCCTGTTGTTGAGTCAGCGTGTTCGCATGCAGGGATTCATCATCTTCGATAACTACGGGCCGCGTTACCCGGAGTTTCTCGAGGTCATGACGCCCTGGGTCAACGAAGGCAAGGTCACAGTCAAGGAGGACGTGGTCGAAGGCCTCGAGAACGCGCCTCAGGCATTCATGGGCCTGCTCGAAGGCCGCAACTTCGGCAAGCTGGTGGTCCATATCGCCGACTGA